TGTTGAGCTCCTCCGACGTCACAGCGTCCGGGACGACGCCATCATCCCCCCAGTCAAGGGCGTCCCACTCGTCCTTCTCTTCTTCACTCAAGTCGGCGTAGCGAATGCCATGCTGCAGGAACCGGGTGCCGACCGACACCCCCACCGGCGGGACCAGGAAGCCCTCGGAAACAGCGTCTTCGAGGCTGTAAGCATCCGTGGGTACTCCGTCTTCGAGGTGAAAGAGCCGGTAAGTGTTGTGGTCGACCTCATCCTTGGGTGTCGCGGTCAGACCCACCAGCAGGGAGTCGAACCAATCGAAGATCGCCCGGTATTTCTGATACACCGAACGGTGCGCCTCGTCGATGACAACCAGATCGAAGTAGCCAGGACCGAAGGTTCGCAGCTCCCCCTCGGTATCGTTGATCAGGTTCATCATCGTCGGGTAGGTCGAGACGTAAACCCTTCCATCGGTGATCTTTTCCGTGACCAAGTTGACGGTGGTCACCGCTGGAAGGTGCTTCTTGAACGCATTGGCGGCCTGGGTGACCAGCGCCGTGCGGTCGGCCAAGAAAAGCAATCGCTTGACCCAGCCGGCCTTCATCAGCTGGTCGACCAAGGCGATGACCGTGCGGGTCTTCCCGGACCCCGTCGCCATCACTAACAGGGCCTCACGGCGCTTATCGGCGAAGTCCTTGTCCACCGCCCGGATCGCGCGATGCTGGTAATGGCGTTCGACGATCTCGGTGTCGATCGTCGCGTCAGCCAGGGGCTGCCGGGCATGGCGGCGATGAATCGCCAGTTCCAATTCGTCACGGGTGTAGAAGCCCTGCACTTGACGGGGCGGATAGCCGGCCGCGTCATCCCAGATCCAGTTTTCATAGCCGTTGGTGTAGAAGATGATTGGGCGACGTCCGGTCATCTTCTCCAAGCAGTCGGCGTATAGCTTCGCCTGTTGCTGCCCGATCTCGGGACTCTTGCTGGTGCGCTTGGCCTCGACCACGGCCAGCGGTAGTCCATCGGCGCCCCACAACACGTAGTCGGCGTACCCGATGCCGTTGTTGTTTGGCATCCCGGTGACTTCGTACTCACGGTCTCGTGCGTCGGTCAGCGGCCAGCCGGCCTCCCGCAGCAGCACGTCGATGAACCGGTCGCGGGTTTCATCCTCGGCGTAGTCGCGGTCATCGACCTGAGCGTTCGCGGCCTGGACTTGCTCGATCTGCGCACGCAGAGCGGCGATCTCAGCGTCCTTCGCCGCGGCTAATTCGTCTCGTTCGGCCAGCGCCTTGGCGTGTGCGTCGTCCTGGGCTTTGAACTTGGCGGCGAGCCGGGCGACATCCTCACGGGTCAGCGGAGCTGATCTGGCCGCCAGTGCTGGGTCAAAGACAGCCTTGAGGGGCACGGCCTTCGGGTTGGTGGAGTAGTGGAATGCCGCCCACACCATCACGTGATGCAGTTCTTTGAGCGCGTCCAGGGCGGCGCGCGGCGGTATCGGGCGCGGATCGTGCACCGCGGTGTTGCCGAGCCTGCGAATCAAGTTGAGTTTCTGCGTGATCCCCTGGCCGGCCTTCGCGCGAAATGCGCTGTCGTTGATCCGGGCCGAGAGGTCGTCCTTGTAGGGGACGGAAAGGTTCATGATGTCGTAAAGAAATTCGACCAGTTGTTCGGCTGTGCGCCGGGCGTAGAAACACGCCGAACGTGGGTCGCTGGTCGCGTAGCTCTCCGCTTTGGCGCAGTCGGCATAGATCTCGGGCCAATCAACGACTTTCAGGAAGGCGAAGTTGGTCAACGGGCAGCCCTTCCGGTCAAAACGTCAAGGACACGCGGCGCGAAGAAGCGGCGCTTGTAGGCGTCTGCATCGAGAACGTTGAGAATACCGAGTTCCATCAGCTGGCCGATGAGTTTATTGGCCCGACCGTAGGAGATGCCCAGCACCGACTCGACGTTGCGGACGGTAAACGACGGATTCGCGACCGCGAAATCAACGAGGGACTGGGCGCTGTCAGCCCGCAATGGCGAGTTACGCACGACTTCTTTGAGTTCGTTTTGCACTCCAACCAGTTCGAGCATTTGGAGGCGAGTGGCATCTGCGGAGTCACGCAAGCCGACGCTGAAGAACCGCACAAACTCGTCCCAATTTCCGGCGGTGCTAACAGCCAGCAGACGGTCGTAGTACTGGCTGCGACGGGCTTCGAACCACGGGGACACCGTCAGTGTGGGTTCGGTCAAAACGCCCAAAGCGCGCAGGTGCAGGACGATCAGCAATCGGCCAAGTCGGCCGTTGCCATCCCGGAAGGGGTGCAGCGTCTCCAGCTGATAGTGAGACATGGCAGCCGCGACGACGGGGTCGATCGTGGTGCTGTGGTCGCGGCGCATCCAGTCGACCAGATCCTGCAACCCAGTATTCAGTTGGTCGCCGGGCGGCGGCGGGATGAACCGAGCAGCGTGCACTGGCAACGTGCTGGGCTCGGCGCCGTCGCGCACGCCGATGACGACTTGAGTGTCACGGAGCCGCCCCGATTCGTGCTCGAGCGGTGTCCCGCGCATCAGGAGCCCCTGCAGGTTCTGCAGCAGGGTCGCCGAGATCGGCCGCCCTTCGGCGACCCAGGCAAATCCCTGGCTTGCCATGTGGACGTAGTTGAGGATTTCGACGAGCTCGGCCGAGGTCGGTTCTTCCTCGTCAGCGGTCAGCACCTGATCCAGCGGGGCGTAGGTACCCTCCAGCGCAGCGGTGCTCTGGGCTTCCCGCCGCAAGACCGGCAGCCGTAACAGCGTGGGATCTGGAAGCTGGGCGGCGGTGCTGTCCAATGCCGCCAAGGCAGCGCGAGCAACGGCAACAGCGAGGAATGTCGGCGGCGTGAACTCCGGCATCTGATCGTCGAGCGGGGCTGGGACGAACGCCTTGTGTCGCCACTCGCGTCCGGCTGGATCGACGCCCCCGATGTCGACGAGCGAGCCGGCATGTTCGTTTACGAACATTGTCAGGTCCACAATGTCACTCTAGTGGTACTTGTGTGACATTGTTGGTGAATCCATGTCACTTTTGAACATCGCGTTCAGGCCTACGTGTTCACGTGGCCGCACCCGCTCTGTACTGCGCAAACATCCGCTCAAACGCTTCCTCCCCGACCACCGGAATCCCGTAGGCGCGCGCCCTGGCCGCCTTGCCGCTCAGCGAATCGGGGTCAGCGGCGACCACCAGACGAGTGGACTTGGTGACCCCGCCGCTCGTTAAGCCGGCAGCGACGATTGCCGCGATCCATTCGTCGCGACTGCGCCTCATATCCCCGGTGAACACCACCCGATCTCCGGCCCTGAGGGCAAACCTGGACTGCTTCGCTTCAGCGGAGTTGGCCGCCGCCCATTCCAGAGCTTCGGCGACGTCATGGGCAGTGAGGCCGACAGCAGCCGCAACACACGTGAGATCGTCGCGCTCAGCCGCGGTGACGACCCCGTCGGCCAGCGCTTCCCGGGCGATGCTGCGCAGGTAATCGCGGTGCAGCCGTTCCAGGGTGCCTCGACTGAGGCCCGCGGCAGCGGCGGTATCGACGAGCTGTCTGGCCTCGGTGCGGGAGACCTCCCGGTCCAACAAGGCGCTTTCCAGGACAAGCAGGTAGGCAGCTTCGTCTTCCGGAACTCCGGGAATCCAGGAGGCTTGCAGTACCGTGCGCAACCACTCCTGCGAATCCGTACTGGCCTGACCACGCAGGACAGCGGCAACGTGCCTTGTCGGCGCCGACGGCGCTGGCCATGCGTAGGCGGCGCAGCGCTTGATGTCGTCGTGCCAGTCGACGGTGTCACAACAGGAA
This is a stretch of genomic DNA from Mycolicibacter terrae. It encodes these proteins:
- a CDS encoding DEAD/DEAH box helicase family protein — translated: MTNFAFLKVVDWPEIYADCAKAESYATSDPRSACFYARRTAEQLVEFLYDIMNLSVPYKDDLSARINDSAFRAKAGQGITQKLNLIRRLGNTAVHDPRPIPPRAALDALKELHHVMVWAAFHYSTNPKAVPLKAVFDPALAARSAPLTREDVARLAAKFKAQDDAHAKALAERDELAAAKDAEIAALRAQIEQVQAANAQVDDRDYAEDETRDRFIDVLLREAGWPLTDARDREYEVTGMPNNNGIGYADYVLWGADGLPLAVVEAKRTSKSPEIGQQQAKLYADCLEKMTGRRPIIFYTNGYENWIWDDAAGYPPRQVQGFYTRDELELAIHRRHARQPLADATIDTEIVERHYQHRAIRAVDKDFADKRREALLVMATGSGKTRTVIALVDQLMKAGWVKRLLFLADRTALVTQAANAFKKHLPAVTTVNLVTEKITDGRVYVSTYPTMMNLINDTEGELRTFGPGYFDLVVIDEAHRSVYQKYRAIFDWFDSLLVGLTATPKDEVDHNTYRLFHLEDGVPTDAYSLEDAVSEGFLVPPVGVSVGTRFLQHGIRYADLSEEEKDEWDALDWGDDGVVPDAVTSEELNKFLFNEDTVDKVLAELMEKGCKVAGGDRLGKTIIFAKNQDHAQFIAERFDVQYPEYAGQFARVITHSTEYVQNLIDDFSIAEKAPHIAISVDMLDTGIDVPDVVNLVFFKLVRSKTKFWQMIGRGTRLRPDLFGPGQDKQNFYVFDFCGNLEYFSQDLPGSQGSIQKSLNQRLFETRLGLITALDAAVPPDGVEPAEGAGTQSERGLRVDAAWSLHRIVVGMNLENFLVRPHRKWVEQYGDWAAWTALTAENAGEVAEHLASLPSGATETDEDAKRFDLLILRRQLAQLEGDTLAAERLREQVQNIASGLLNQTAIPSVAAQQELLDEVSGDQWWLDVTLPMLELARRRLRSLLKFLEKTKKVRVYTDFEDALTASTVIELPGITPGTNLPRFRAKAAVYLKAHEDHVALQRLRRNKQLTAADLEALEQMLVDSGAGGADDIALAGEQAHGLGLFIRSLVGLDRQAAVEAFGAYLDGTKFNVEQIRFVNLIIDEVTANGVMEPGRLYESPYTDHAPRGPEGVFGNADAGGIVDILRAVKSHAIPEPGIVSGFR
- a CDS encoding Fic family protein, with product MDLTMFVNEHAGSLVDIGGVDPAGREWRHKAFVPAPLDDQMPEFTPPTFLAVAVARAALAALDSTAAQLPDPTLLRLPVLRREAQSTAALEGTYAPLDQVLTADEEEPTSAELVEILNYVHMASQGFAWVAEGRPISATLLQNLQGLLMRGTPLEHESGRLRDTQVVIGVRDGAEPSTLPVHAARFIPPPPGDQLNTGLQDLVDWMRRDHSTTIDPVVAAAMSHYQLETLHPFRDGNGRLGRLLIVLHLRALGVLTEPTLTVSPWFEARRSQYYDRLLAVSTAGNWDEFVRFFSVGLRDSADATRLQMLELVGVQNELKEVVRNSPLRADSAQSLVDFAVANPSFTVRNVESVLGISYGRANKLIGQLMELGILNVLDADAYKRRFFAPRVLDVLTGRAAR
- a CDS encoding exonuclease domain-containing protein, which translates into the protein MAFAVIDFETTGFVPERADRVVEVGIVLTDDQGAIEDEWTTLINPRRDLGAPHIHGITAGDLLDAPEFGDISGHVLDMLSGRTVVAHNATFDMRFLLCELQRANYAIVDRPAALCSMKWAGRVLGAAKLAHCCEAFGIALPDAHSALCDARATAQLMARLMASCCDTVDWHDDIKRCAAYAWPAPSAPTRHVAAVLRGQASTDSQEWLRTVLQASWIPGVPEDEAAYLLVLESALLDREVSRTEARQLVDTAAAAGLSRGTLERLHRDYLRSIAREALADGVVTAAERDDLTCVAAAVGLTAHDVAEALEWAAANSAEAKQSRFALRAGDRVVFTGDMRRSRDEWIAAIVAAGLTSGGVTKSTRLVVAADPDSLSGKAARARAYGIPVVGEEAFERMFAQYRAGAAT